In Acanthopagrus latus isolate v.2019 chromosome 17, fAcaLat1.1, whole genome shotgun sequence, the following are encoded in one genomic region:
- the LOC119006383 gene encoding glutathione S-transferase kappa 1-like — MTSKKVVELFYDVVSPYSWLGFEVMCRYRHVWNIELKLRPAFLGGIMQGSGNKPPGVVPNKFMYMTNDLRRLAGYFNVPLETPADPFEAMFKKGSMSAMRFVTAVQEREKGGDKRVEQVSRELWRRIWSEDKDITEPASLSEAAIKAGLSDSEIKEALALYNSEEIKDKLKSSTKEALDYGAFGFPMIVCHVNGKPEMFFGSDRFELMAHCIGEKWLGPQPHSAVKL; from the exons ATGACATCCAAGAAAGTGGTCGAGTTGTTCTACGATGTGGTTTCTCCATACTCCTGGCTCGGCTTTGAG GTGATGTGCCGCTACAGACATGTGTGGAACATAGAGCTCAAACTGAGACCTGCTTTTCTGGGCGGCATCATGCAAGGATCAG GCAATAAGCCTCCTGGCGTGGTTCCAAACAAGTTCATGTACATGACGAACGACCTGCGCCGCTTGGCGGGATATTTTAATGTTCCCTTGGAGACTCCAGCTGACCCTTTCGAGGCCATGTTCAAAAAAG GCTCTATGTCTGCAATGCGATTTGTGACAGCAGtgcaagagagggagaagggtgGAGACAAACGGGTTGAGCAGGTGTCCCGAGAGCTGTGGAGAAGGATCTGGAGTGAGGACAAAGACATCACTGAGCCCGCATCGTTGTCCGAG GCGGCGATCAAAGCAGGATTGTCTGACAGCGAGATTAAAGAAGCACTGGCGCTGTACAACTCCGAGGAGatcaaagacaaactgaaaagcTCAACAAAAGAAGCGCTTGATTATGGG GCGTTTGGCTTCCCCATGATAGTCTGTCATGTAAACGGAAAGCCAGAGATGTTTTTTGGATCTGACAGATTTGAGCTCATGGCCCACTGCATTG GAGAGAAGTGGCTGGGACCTCAGCCTCACTCAGCTGTCAAACTGTGA
- the si:ch1073-90m23.1 gene encoding rap1 GTPase-activating protein 1, with product MEREKRNDMSFSRKRSFTFGTYGGVDRFTCGDEMRPECPEDNMLDTLDSPASERKPLVSASSNQRDTELFEIIEKLQGSRIDEQRCEFPPPLKSQLLTMGGDLPLILPSKLGGYWIDPPLERLIDVSPTGSYYGLNPDSYDIMERDKEAKIYQEFFSSRYHHSFTAVDPSLGPLVLSVCLEDEENKLRVILRMKECSLHGVFSVSLFPNIPSAVELAKMLCDRVTVSQFEVVSYLKAPELIMAFDEHRVSPNFKFGILCQKDGQFTEEDILGNNEESDEFKEFLSILGETVLLQGFTGFRGGLDVCYGQTGSETVVTSFQGREIMFHVATKLPFTDGDPQQLQRKRHIGNDIVALVYQEGQTPFLSDVIKSHFLHCFLVVRKTQRAEDSGEPAYQVSVTAREDVPPFGPVLPDPPIFTERSLLREFLLTKLINAEISCYKAQQFSRLELRTRSSLLESLQAELSTRSQCMMGDRSLCALPSSEGVRGASEGSGGFIENFKRAIRVRSHSFETLGVPRKVGSNAAQKPKPEKDGDSDKSPGPLPALSDSLGPAEVKDQASPQEDT from the exons atggagagagaaaagaggaatgACATGTCCTTCTCCAGAAAGAGAAGTTTCACTTTCGGGACTTATGGAGG TGTGGACAGATTCACATGTGGGGATGAGATGAG ACCTGAATGTCCAGAGGACAACATGCTGGACACGCTGGACTCCCCTGCTAGTGAGAGAAAGCCTCTCGTCTCTGCCAGCAGCAACCAGAGG GACACAGAGCTGTTTGAAATCATAGAAAAGCTGCAG GGTAGCCGGATCGATGAGCAGCGGTGTGaattccctcctcctctgaag TCTCAGCTTTTAACGATGGGTGGAGACCTGCCGCTCATCCTCCCCTCCAAGTTGGGTGGCTACTGGATAGACCCCCCTCTGGAGAGGCTTATAGATGTGAGTCCCACCGGGTCCTATTATGGACTCAATCCGGACAGCTATGACAtcatggagagagacaaagaggccAAAATCTACCAAGAGTTCTTCAGCTCAAGA tACCATCACTCATTCACAGCAGTAGATCCATCTCTGGGACCGCTggttctctctgtgtgtttggaggacgaggagaacaAGCTGCGGGTGATACTAAG GATGAAGGAGTGCTCTCTGCATggagttttctctgtctctcttttccccaACATCCCATCTGCTGTTGAACTGGCAAAG ATGCTCTGTGACAGGGTGACTGTCTCACAGTTCGAAGTGGTCAGCTACCTCAAG GCTCCAGAACTCATAATGGCGTTTGATGAACACAGAGTGTCTCCTAATTTCAAGTTTGGCATTTTatgccaaaaggacgggcag TTCACTGAGGAGGACATACTCGGTAACAATGAGGAAAGTGACGAGTTTAAGGAGTTCCTTTCCATCTTGGGAGAGACAGTTCTCCTGCAAGGCTTCACCGG GTTCAGAGGAGGACTGGATGTGTGTTATggtcaaacaggaagtgagacagTCGTTACATCCTTTCAAGGAAGAGAAATCATGTTCCATGTCGCAACTAAACTGCCTTTCACAGACGGTGACCCACAGCAG ttacaaagaaaaagacacattgGTAATGATATTGTAGCTTTAGTCTACCAGGAGGGCCAAACCCCTTTTCTGTCAGATGTTATCAAGTCCCACTTCCTGCACTGTTTCCTGGTGGTCCGGAAGACTCAGAGGGCGGAGGACTCAGGTGAACCTGCGTACCAG GTGTCCGTCACAGCCAGAGAGGATGTTCCTCCTTTTGGTCCGGTCCTCCCAGATCCTCCCATTTTCACAGAG CGTTCCCTGCTGAGAGAATTTCTTCTCACCAAACTCATCAATGCAGAGATTTCCTGCTATAAAGCTCAACAGTTCAGCAGACTTGAG CTCCGGACTCGTTCATCGCTCCTGGAAAGTTTGCAGGCTGAACTCTCCACCCGTTCCCAGTGCATGATGGGGGATCGATCGCTGTGTGCTCTCCCCTCGTCTGAGGGTGTAAGGGGGGCATCTGAGGGGAGTGGAGGGTTCATTGAAAATTTTAAG AGAGCCATAAGAGTGCGGAGCCACTCTTTTGAGACTCTCGGGGTACCAAGGAAGGTTGGTAGCAATGCAGCACAGAAGCCAAAG ccagagaaagatggagacag TGACAAATCTCCTGGACCTCTGCCTGCTCTGTCTGACAGCTTGGGACCAGCTGAAGTCAAAGATCAAGCTAGTCCTCAAGAGGATACGTAG
- the casp2 gene encoding caspase-2 isoform X2, producing the protein MLECGMLEQDRRALRRRSAVLCKQLVVDELLIQSLQADDILTESMAEGIMAEQTSQKRSWRLLLLLPKRGPKAFSSFCSALLETEQQHLYDLLTQSPEKDGRETRVESIQPEEEPEGEVEQLVMQATEKMIELHGCLQTSSVNREEKSEMSSTSSCPGQALDGPSQGERQRTKKRGRDKKTDRFVDSSLPLSTQEGIAAKRARTHESMEFSLDADSPINTPVLPCTPDFYLSHCQQSYRMNSSPRGFALVISNVTFDPCAAPDLDPRKGGEVDDEVLRKVFTELDYLVTVHRDLSAQGMRTCIENFCRRPEHRTVDSCVVCLLSHGVEGAIYGTDGQLLQLDWVFEAFDNSHCPLLQNKPKMFFIQACRGEEMDCGVEQIDGPARTCSPSCEQRDAGREGQGDADSRQRGDMGRPRIKLPQRSDMICGYASLKGTAAMRNTKRGSWFIQEINTTLRLHARDKHLADILVQVNGRIKEREGYAPGTAHHRCKEMSEFTSSLCKDLFLFPKYQHQY; encoded by the exons ATGTTGGAGTGCGGCATGCTGGAGCAGGACAGACGGGCTCTGCGGAGACGCTCTGCCGTTCTGTGCAAGCAGCTGGTGGTGGACGAGCTGCTCATTCAGTCCTTACAGGCAGATGACATCCTAACAGAGAGCATGGCAGAGGGCATCATG GCTGAACAAACATCTCAGAAACGAAGCTGGCGCTTACTACTACTTTTACCAAAGCGAGGGCCGAAAGCCTTTAGCAGCTTCTGCTCAGCTCTGCTGgaaactgagcagcagcacctgTATGATCTGCTCACACAATCACCAGAAAAAGATGGCAGAGAAACACGTGTAGAG AGTATTCAGCCTGAGGAAGAGCCAGAGGGAGAGGTAGAGCAACTAGTCATGCAggcaactgaaaagatgatagAG TTACATGGGTGTCTGCAGACATCCTCAgtaaacagagaagaaaagagcgAGATGAGCAGCACCTCATCATGCCCAGGCCAAGCCTTAGATGGTCCCAgtcagggagagagacagaggacaaagaaaagaggacgAGATAAGAAGACAGAT AGGTTTGTGGACTCTTCTCTTCCACTTTCCACACAAGAAGGAATTGCTGCCAAGAGAGCAAGGACACATG agtcCATGGAGTTTAGTCTGGATGCAGACAGTCCCATCAACACCCCTGTGCTCCCATGCACACCTGACTTTTACCTCTCTCACTGCCAGCAG TCTTACAGAATGAATTCATCCCCTCGTGGTTTTGCTTTGGTGATAAGTAACGTGACCTTTGATCCTTGTGCTGCACCTGACCTTGACCCAAGGAAAGGAGGTGAGGTGGATGACGAGGTCCTCAGGAAGGTCTTCACAGAGCTGGACTACCTGGTTACAGTCCACAGAGACCTCAGTGCTCAG GGCATGAGGACTTGCATTGAGAACTTTTGTCGACGACCAGAACACCGGACAGTGGACAGCTGTGTGGTGTGTCTGCTCTCCCATGGCGTGGAAGGAGCTATATACGGCACAGATGGACAGctcctgcag TTGGACTGGGTGTTTGAGGCCTTTGACAATTCGCACTGTCCGCTGCTACAGAACAAGCCGAAGATGTTTTTCATCCAGGCCTGCAGAGGAG AGGAGATGGACTGTGGCGTGGAGCAGATAGATGGGCCAGCAAGGACCTGCTCACCCAGCTGTGAACAGCGGGATGCTGGCAGGGAAGGACAGGGGGATGCAGACTCCAGACAGAGAGGGGACATGGGCCGGCCCAGAATTAAACTGCCCCAGCGGTCTGACATGATCTGTGGCTACGCATCTCTCAAAG GCACAGCAGCCATGCGTAACACCAAGAGAGGATCCTGGTTCATCCAAGAAATCAACACAACGCTTCGCCTCCATGCCAGAGACAAACATCTTGCAGACATCCTGGTGCAG gTCAACGGGCGTATTAAGGAGCGGGAGGGTTACGCTCCCGGCACAGCTCACCATCGCTGCAAAGAGATGTCGGAGTTCACCAGCTCATTGTGCAAAGACCTCTTCCTTTTCCCCAAGTACCAGCACCAGTATTGA
- the casp2 gene encoding caspase-2 isoform X4, producing the protein MLECGMLEQDRRALRRRSAVLCKQLVVDELLIQSLQADDILTESMAEGIMAEQTSQKRSWRLLLLLPKRGPKAFSSFCSALLETEQQHLYDLLTQSPEKDGRETRVERFVDSSLPLSTQEGIAAKRARTHESMEFSLDADSPINTPVLPCTPDFYLSHCQQSYRMNSSPRGFALVISNVTFDPCAAPDLDPRKGGEVDDEVLRKVFTELDYLVTVHRDLSAQGMRTCIENFCRRPEHRTVDSCVVCLLSHGVEGAIYGTDGQLLQLDWVFEAFDNSHCPLLQNKPKMFFIQACRGEEMDCGVEQIDGPARTCSPSCEQRDAGREGQGDADSRQRGDMGRPRIKLPQRSDMICGYASLKGTAAMRNTKRGSWFIQEINTTLRLHARDKHLADILVQVNGRIKEREGYAPGTAHHRCKEMSEFTSSLCKDLFLFPKYQHQY; encoded by the exons ATGTTGGAGTGCGGCATGCTGGAGCAGGACAGACGGGCTCTGCGGAGACGCTCTGCCGTTCTGTGCAAGCAGCTGGTGGTGGACGAGCTGCTCATTCAGTCCTTACAGGCAGATGACATCCTAACAGAGAGCATGGCAGAGGGCATCATG GCTGAACAAACATCTCAGAAACGAAGCTGGCGCTTACTACTACTTTTACCAAAGCGAGGGCCGAAAGCCTTTAGCAGCTTCTGCTCAGCTCTGCTGgaaactgagcagcagcacctgTATGATCTGCTCACACAATCACCAGAAAAAGATGGCAGAGAAACACGTGTAGAG AGGTTTGTGGACTCTTCTCTTCCACTTTCCACACAAGAAGGAATTGCTGCCAAGAGAGCAAGGACACATG agtcCATGGAGTTTAGTCTGGATGCAGACAGTCCCATCAACACCCCTGTGCTCCCATGCACACCTGACTTTTACCTCTCTCACTGCCAGCAG TCTTACAGAATGAATTCATCCCCTCGTGGTTTTGCTTTGGTGATAAGTAACGTGACCTTTGATCCTTGTGCTGCACCTGACCTTGACCCAAGGAAAGGAGGTGAGGTGGATGACGAGGTCCTCAGGAAGGTCTTCACAGAGCTGGACTACCTGGTTACAGTCCACAGAGACCTCAGTGCTCAG GGCATGAGGACTTGCATTGAGAACTTTTGTCGACGACCAGAACACCGGACAGTGGACAGCTGTGTGGTGTGTCTGCTCTCCCATGGCGTGGAAGGAGCTATATACGGCACAGATGGACAGctcctgcag TTGGACTGGGTGTTTGAGGCCTTTGACAATTCGCACTGTCCGCTGCTACAGAACAAGCCGAAGATGTTTTTCATCCAGGCCTGCAGAGGAG AGGAGATGGACTGTGGCGTGGAGCAGATAGATGGGCCAGCAAGGACCTGCTCACCCAGCTGTGAACAGCGGGATGCTGGCAGGGAAGGACAGGGGGATGCAGACTCCAGACAGAGAGGGGACATGGGCCGGCCCAGAATTAAACTGCCCCAGCGGTCTGACATGATCTGTGGCTACGCATCTCTCAAAG GCACAGCAGCCATGCGTAACACCAAGAGAGGATCCTGGTTCATCCAAGAAATCAACACAACGCTTCGCCTCCATGCCAGAGACAAACATCTTGCAGACATCCTGGTGCAG gTCAACGGGCGTATTAAGGAGCGGGAGGGTTACGCTCCCGGCACAGCTCACCATCGCTGCAAAGAGATGTCGGAGTTCACCAGCTCATTGTGCAAAGACCTCTTCCTTTTCCCCAAGTACCAGCACCAGTATTGA
- the casp2 gene encoding caspase-2 isoform X3 — MLECGMLEQDRRALRRRSAVLCKQLVVDELLIQSLQADDILTESMAEGIMAEQTSQKRSWRLLLLLPKRGPKAFSSFCSALLETEQQHLYDLLTQSPEKDGRETRVERFVDSSLPLSTQEGIAAKRARTHESMEFSLDADSPINTPVLPCTPDFYLSHCQQSYRMNSSPRGFALVISNVTFDPCAAPDLDPRKGGEVDDEVLRKVFTELDYLVTVHRDLSAQGMRTCIENFCRRPEHRTVDSCVVCLLSHGVEGAIYGTDGQLLQLDWVFEAFDNSHCPLLQNKPKMFFIQACRGEEMDCGVEQIDGPARTCSPSCEQRDAGREGQGDADSRQRGDMGRPRIKLPQRSDMICGYASLKGQRICTAAMRNTKRGSWFIQEINTTLRLHARDKHLADILVQVNGRIKEREGYAPGTAHHRCKEMSEFTSSLCKDLFLFPKYQHQY; from the exons ATGTTGGAGTGCGGCATGCTGGAGCAGGACAGACGGGCTCTGCGGAGACGCTCTGCCGTTCTGTGCAAGCAGCTGGTGGTGGACGAGCTGCTCATTCAGTCCTTACAGGCAGATGACATCCTAACAGAGAGCATGGCAGAGGGCATCATG GCTGAACAAACATCTCAGAAACGAAGCTGGCGCTTACTACTACTTTTACCAAAGCGAGGGCCGAAAGCCTTTAGCAGCTTCTGCTCAGCTCTGCTGgaaactgagcagcagcacctgTATGATCTGCTCACACAATCACCAGAAAAAGATGGCAGAGAAACACGTGTAGAG AGGTTTGTGGACTCTTCTCTTCCACTTTCCACACAAGAAGGAATTGCTGCCAAGAGAGCAAGGACACATG agtcCATGGAGTTTAGTCTGGATGCAGACAGTCCCATCAACACCCCTGTGCTCCCATGCACACCTGACTTTTACCTCTCTCACTGCCAGCAG TCTTACAGAATGAATTCATCCCCTCGTGGTTTTGCTTTGGTGATAAGTAACGTGACCTTTGATCCTTGTGCTGCACCTGACCTTGACCCAAGGAAAGGAGGTGAGGTGGATGACGAGGTCCTCAGGAAGGTCTTCACAGAGCTGGACTACCTGGTTACAGTCCACAGAGACCTCAGTGCTCAG GGCATGAGGACTTGCATTGAGAACTTTTGTCGACGACCAGAACACCGGACAGTGGACAGCTGTGTGGTGTGTCTGCTCTCCCATGGCGTGGAAGGAGCTATATACGGCACAGATGGACAGctcctgcag TTGGACTGGGTGTTTGAGGCCTTTGACAATTCGCACTGTCCGCTGCTACAGAACAAGCCGAAGATGTTTTTCATCCAGGCCTGCAGAGGAG AGGAGATGGACTGTGGCGTGGAGCAGATAGATGGGCCAGCAAGGACCTGCTCACCCAGCTGTGAACAGCGGGATGCTGGCAGGGAAGGACAGGGGGATGCAGACTCCAGACAGAGAGGGGACATGGGCCGGCCCAGAATTAAACTGCCCCAGCGGTCTGACATGATCTGTGGCTACGCATCTCTCAAAGGTCAGAGAATTT GCACAGCAGCCATGCGTAACACCAAGAGAGGATCCTGGTTCATCCAAGAAATCAACACAACGCTTCGCCTCCATGCCAGAGACAAACATCTTGCAGACATCCTGGTGCAG gTCAACGGGCGTATTAAGGAGCGGGAGGGTTACGCTCCCGGCACAGCTCACCATCGCTGCAAAGAGATGTCGGAGTTCACCAGCTCATTGTGCAAAGACCTCTTCCTTTTCCCCAAGTACCAGCACCAGTATTGA
- the casp2 gene encoding caspase-2 isoform X1 — translation MLECGMLEQDRRALRRRSAVLCKQLVVDELLIQSLQADDILTESMAEGIMAEQTSQKRSWRLLLLLPKRGPKAFSSFCSALLETEQQHLYDLLTQSPEKDGRETRVESIQPEEEPEGEVEQLVMQATEKMIELHGCLQTSSVNREEKSEMSSTSSCPGQALDGPSQGERQRTKKRGRDKKTDRFVDSSLPLSTQEGIAAKRARTHESMEFSLDADSPINTPVLPCTPDFYLSHCQQSYRMNSSPRGFALVISNVTFDPCAAPDLDPRKGGEVDDEVLRKVFTELDYLVTVHRDLSAQGMRTCIENFCRRPEHRTVDSCVVCLLSHGVEGAIYGTDGQLLQLDWVFEAFDNSHCPLLQNKPKMFFIQACRGEEMDCGVEQIDGPARTCSPSCEQRDAGREGQGDADSRQRGDMGRPRIKLPQRSDMICGYASLKGQRICTAAMRNTKRGSWFIQEINTTLRLHARDKHLADILVQVNGRIKEREGYAPGTAHHRCKEMSEFTSSLCKDLFLFPKYQHQY, via the exons ATGTTGGAGTGCGGCATGCTGGAGCAGGACAGACGGGCTCTGCGGAGACGCTCTGCCGTTCTGTGCAAGCAGCTGGTGGTGGACGAGCTGCTCATTCAGTCCTTACAGGCAGATGACATCCTAACAGAGAGCATGGCAGAGGGCATCATG GCTGAACAAACATCTCAGAAACGAAGCTGGCGCTTACTACTACTTTTACCAAAGCGAGGGCCGAAAGCCTTTAGCAGCTTCTGCTCAGCTCTGCTGgaaactgagcagcagcacctgTATGATCTGCTCACACAATCACCAGAAAAAGATGGCAGAGAAACACGTGTAGAG AGTATTCAGCCTGAGGAAGAGCCAGAGGGAGAGGTAGAGCAACTAGTCATGCAggcaactgaaaagatgatagAG TTACATGGGTGTCTGCAGACATCCTCAgtaaacagagaagaaaagagcgAGATGAGCAGCACCTCATCATGCCCAGGCCAAGCCTTAGATGGTCCCAgtcagggagagagacagaggacaaagaaaagaggacgAGATAAGAAGACAGAT AGGTTTGTGGACTCTTCTCTTCCACTTTCCACACAAGAAGGAATTGCTGCCAAGAGAGCAAGGACACATG agtcCATGGAGTTTAGTCTGGATGCAGACAGTCCCATCAACACCCCTGTGCTCCCATGCACACCTGACTTTTACCTCTCTCACTGCCAGCAG TCTTACAGAATGAATTCATCCCCTCGTGGTTTTGCTTTGGTGATAAGTAACGTGACCTTTGATCCTTGTGCTGCACCTGACCTTGACCCAAGGAAAGGAGGTGAGGTGGATGACGAGGTCCTCAGGAAGGTCTTCACAGAGCTGGACTACCTGGTTACAGTCCACAGAGACCTCAGTGCTCAG GGCATGAGGACTTGCATTGAGAACTTTTGTCGACGACCAGAACACCGGACAGTGGACAGCTGTGTGGTGTGTCTGCTCTCCCATGGCGTGGAAGGAGCTATATACGGCACAGATGGACAGctcctgcag TTGGACTGGGTGTTTGAGGCCTTTGACAATTCGCACTGTCCGCTGCTACAGAACAAGCCGAAGATGTTTTTCATCCAGGCCTGCAGAGGAG AGGAGATGGACTGTGGCGTGGAGCAGATAGATGGGCCAGCAAGGACCTGCTCACCCAGCTGTGAACAGCGGGATGCTGGCAGGGAAGGACAGGGGGATGCAGACTCCAGACAGAGAGGGGACATGGGCCGGCCCAGAATTAAACTGCCCCAGCGGTCTGACATGATCTGTGGCTACGCATCTCTCAAAGGTCAGAGAATTT GCACAGCAGCCATGCGTAACACCAAGAGAGGATCCTGGTTCATCCAAGAAATCAACACAACGCTTCGCCTCCATGCCAGAGACAAACATCTTGCAGACATCCTGGTGCAG gTCAACGGGCGTATTAAGGAGCGGGAGGGTTACGCTCCCGGCACAGCTCACCATCGCTGCAAAGAGATGTCGGAGTTCACCAGCTCATTGTGCAAAGACCTCTTCCTTTTCCCCAAGTACCAGCACCAGTATTGA